The nucleotide window TGGCTGAGCGGAAGATGTAGAAGCCGAGGCCGATCAGCGACAACGTCGCCACCAAGCCCAGCGGCCCAAGCGAGCGTGGATGGACAGAGAGATACCGCGTCTGCATCGAGTAGACAAATGGCACCCAGACCAGGTCACCAAAGGCCAGCATCATGCCGAATCCATCCGTGGTAATGTCCATGGTCGTCAGAATAGCAGGCTCGTTCCACCAGGAGTCGAAGATATATAGGGCCTGCACCACGGTGATGCACACGATGCTGTCCGTGACGGACCCGAAATTGCGGTACTGACGCGCACACCACGCGCAATTGAGGATGATCCAGCCCATCATGCCTGGACGTAGCTCGCACCACTCCTTGATGTCTACTTCGCCAATCAAGGGGATGGTGACGCGGGGGTTGAGCTCGCGCCCAATGAACCAGTCGTACAAGAGGTTGCCCGAGTGCCCACCGGCCGCAAGCTCCCGATTTTGCTTGTTCCCGGCTTTGACACTGAAGCTGCGAACGTACACAAATGTGGAAATGGCATAGGAAATGCCGATGTTGGCCGTCAATATTTGAACATAATGTTGGTCGATAAAAGTCCACACGGGGAATTCGGCCCCTTTGGCGAAAGTGCCAGCGGCTAGAGCAGCTAGAGTAAATGTGTTCGAGTACAGAGCTGCGCAACGGTTAGCCATGTCGCGACAAAGTGCGAGGCATACGCACTGTTGAAACGATATTTGAGACGGCCTCCCGACGCGAGGACTGTGCCGTCCACCTCGGCTGCGGGCAGCACGCGATACAGAATCAGGTTGGCAAGGTAGTACGCCAGGACAGCAGCGGTGGCCTCCCAACTGGCGAGGCCAAAGATGCCCTCCTTCGGCCACCCAACCTCGACTTTGAGACGGTCGAGCGATAGCGTCTTGGGACTCAGGAGGGACGGCGCGGGGCAGCCTGAAAGGTCATTGCACGCAAAGGTGAAGACGTAGACGAGAATGGGCAGACCGAACGAGATGCCAAAGGCGCCCGGACTATGA belongs to Purpureocillium takamizusanense chromosome 1, complete sequence and includes:
- the ERG24_1 gene encoding Delta(14)-sterol reductase (EggNog:ENOG503NUSE~COG:I~COG:T~TransMembrane:6 (i124-143o155-175i251-270o290-308i320-339o433-451i)), whose translation is MAKSKAAAAAPAQHGYEFFGPPGAFGISFGLPILVYVFTFACNDLSGCPAPSLLSPKTLSLDRLKVEVGWPKEGIFGLASWEATAAVLAYYLANLILYRVLPAAEVDGTVLASGGRLKYRFNTLYSNTFTLAALAAGTFAKGAEFPVWTFIDQHYVQILTANIGISYAISTFVYVRSFSVKAGNKQNRELAAGGHSGNLLYDWFIGRELNPRVTIPLIGEVDIKEWCELRPGMMGWIILNCAWCARQYRNFGSVTDSIVCITVVQALYIFDSWWNEPAILTTMDITTDGFGMMLAFGDLVWVPFVYSMQTRYLSVHPRSLGPLGLVATLSLIGLGFYIFRSANSQKNTFRTNPNDPAVAHLKYIQTKTGSKLLTTGWWGVARHINYLGDWIQSWPYSLPTGLAGYQILTAGTGAEGAYVMRDGREVTPGSAKGWGMLFTYFYIVYFAVLLIHRDRRDDEKCHRKYGADWEKYKKEVRWRIVPGIY